Proteins encoded together in one Methanobrevibacter millerae window:
- a CDS encoding YhbY family RNA-binding protein — protein sequence MSQSKKEMMNRALSAMTINIGKSGVNDNVIEEIKRQLKANEIVKLKFAKNIARDKDTYIAEIVERTRCKLIDVRGHVAVIYKKKP from the coding sequence ATGAGTCAATCAAAAAAAGAAATGATGAATAGAGCTCTTTCCGCGATGACAATTAACATCGGCAAAAGCGGCGTCAACGATAATGTTATCGAAGAAATCAAGCGCCAGTTAAAGGCCAATGAGATTGTCAAACTTAAATTTGCAAAAAATATCGCTAGAGATAAAGATACTTATATTGCAGAAATTGTCGAAAGAACCAGATGCAAGCTCATCGACGTTCGAGGACATGTTGCTGTAATTTACAAAAAGAAGCCTTAA
- a CDS encoding DUF7411 family protein: protein MKAAVLYSGGKDSSFMAVMLKRLGLDVELCTANFGVYDSYVPAGKSAEALGFNHKVLELDFGILDKTCDMIMRDGFPNDGIKFIHEAVIDEVAERYDIIADGTRRDDRTPKLNVNQIRSLEDRKDVQYINLDSFGHKSIRLITSNLFEISHEKSNKDNSSDYEVEIRTLIDEKGGNSLDIFPEHYQTRVIGYKK, encoded by the coding sequence ATGAAAGCGGCTGTATTATATAGTGGCGGCAAGGATTCATCTTTTATGGCTGTTATGCTTAAAAGGCTGGGTCTTGACGTTGAATTGTGCACTGCAAACTTCGGCGTTTACGATTCATACGTTCCTGCCGGAAAATCAGCGGAGGCATTGGGTTTTAATCACAAGGTCTTGGAATTGGATTTCGGGATTCTGGATAAAACCTGCGACATGATCATGAGGGACGGCTTTCCCAACGACGGAATAAAGTTCATTCATGAGGCTGTCATCGATGAAGTCGCTGAAAGATACGACATTATAGCCGACGGTACAAGAAGGGACGACAGGACTCCAAAACTTAACGTCAACCAGATAAGAAGCCTTGAGGACAGAAAGGATGTGCAATACATCAATCTGGACAGCTTCGGTCACAAGTCAATAAGGCTGATTACCTCAAATCTCTTTGAAATATCACATGAAAAGAGTAATAAGGACAACAGCTCCGACTATGAGGTTGAAATAAGGACGCTGATTGACGAGAAAGGGGGAAATTCCCTGGATATATTTCCGGAACACTATCAGACTCGGGTTATAGGATATAAGAAATGA
- a CDS encoding STT3 domain-containing protein — MNRDTILTVAKSLIIILILLAVVFALRAPAADLNILPNEIKGDYVDSSGLPYFSEMDSYYNLRLTEDYVDHGFVGDENLDDGTQKDLHRYAPDGNIINYELGIVYVTSFFNDMVNQFIGGHTVREVAFWTGAVVASLAVIPAFIFARRLTNDYGAIAATLIIVLAPNYFAHTFPGFFDTDMFYYIFSLFFIFFFVESIRTDNIILKIVYAFLSMVSIGLFSISWTGYIFYVGLMGIFAVVYLIACYIFNVGEDNQNEYSNKIVWFLHQKEILSILILVVLGAVCIAVFRGVDTVFGMFNSLLSLLSLQSTARVVGGFPNVLISVAEMQMPNMLGAGMGSAFLANSNGVVNGIGGIFVMFAGLIVLYILVRRVFRLRKITAPKTQLKGKPSKADRVSASKKIDDQRRFKLSLGELGSFGDTQDEISKTKRLTVLYASLFLVWTLLTILAVTRGSRFITTIVLPFGLMTGVFIGYASDYIKHKLNNDNWLVAIIILCAALAAYPLTQISLVWGLLLLVLLLAVGLASVYLIKQSKSADNKSVPVKKYVAVLLIVLALVSPTVCGAYITANQVVPGTSDPMWNAMTWINENSENNTVITSWWDFGYLFEIAADRQVTFDGGSQSGDRAFWLGQAMTTSDLELSAGIFRMLDSTGTRAQEALYNYTQDYGKSTDILIDILPMSESNATNTLVNKYHLNAEQAAHVVNYTHPDNPRPVIFVASSDMLQKAGWWSYFGAWNFTDQSSENYNYYVPRSQLEVAPGETGRLNVLNQSGLIVNTVVQRGTGNNSTTGYTEALSAYNNSEIILNGSAYNPLNISNIMVIENGYLVKNESVGDVKDANYTLFLMGENNTYTPILIHNKLANSMFTQLYLLGGANQNVYEMVHMENGVSLWKIHFENTVAGGGTGSNSTNQTSK; from the coding sequence ATGAATAGAGATACAATATTAACAGTTGCTAAATCATTAATCATTATATTAATTTTATTAGCAGTTGTTTTTGCATTAAGAGCTCCTGCAGCTGATCTCAACATTCTCCCGAATGAAATCAAAGGGGATTATGTAGATTCTTCCGGTCTTCCTTATTTCAGTGAAATGGATTCATATTATAACTTGAGGCTGACCGAGGATTATGTAGATCATGGTTTTGTAGGAGATGAGAATTTAGATGATGGTACACAGAAGGATTTGCATAGGTATGCCCCTGACGGTAATATAATTAATTACGAACTGGGTATTGTGTATGTGACGTCGTTCTTCAATGATATGGTGAATCAGTTCATTGGCGGTCATACCGTAAGGGAAGTCGCATTCTGGACAGGTGCAGTTGTTGCGTCCCTTGCTGTAATTCCGGCATTCATATTTGCCAGAAGACTGACAAATGATTATGGGGCGATTGCAGCTACCCTGATTATTGTATTGGCTCCGAACTACTTTGCGCACACATTCCCTGGATTTTTCGATACGGATATGTTTTATTACATATTCTCGCTCTTCTTTATATTCTTCTTTGTCGAATCGATACGGACGGACAATATAATTTTAAAGATTGTCTACGCATTTTTATCAATGGTTTCAATCGGTCTGTTTTCAATTTCATGGACTGGTTATATCTTTTACGTAGGTTTGATGGGAATATTCGCAGTTGTATATTTAATCGCATGTTATATATTCAATGTCGGTGAAGACAATCAGAACGAATATTCAAATAAGATTGTGTGGTTCCTGCACCAGAAAGAGATTCTTTCAATACTTATCCTTGTTGTATTGGGTGCAGTATGTATCGCTGTTTTCAGAGGTGTTGACACCGTATTTGGTATGTTCAACAGCTTGCTTTCACTGCTTTCACTGCAATCCACTGCTAGGGTTGTAGGTGGTTTCCCTAACGTACTTATTTCCGTTGCAGAGATGCAAATGCCTAACATGCTTGGTGCGGGAATGGGTTCAGCATTCTTGGCTAACTCCAATGGTGTTGTAAACGGTATCGGTGGTATTTTCGTAATGTTTGCCGGTTTAATCGTATTGTACATATTGGTAAGAAGAGTATTCAGGCTCAGAAAAATCACTGCTCCTAAAACTCAGCTTAAAGGCAAACCAAGCAAAGCCGATAGGGTTTCCGCTTCTAAAAAGATTGATGATCAACGCAGATTCAAGTTATCGCTGGGTGAATTAGGCAGCTTTGGTGATACTCAAGATGAAATTTCAAAAACTAAACGTTTAACTGTTTTATACGCTTCTTTATTCCTGGTATGGACTTTGCTTACTATTTTAGCTGTAACCAGAGGTTCAAGGTTTATTACAACCATTGTTTTACCTTTCGGTTTAATGACAGGTGTATTCATCGGATATGCAAGCGATTACATTAAACACAAGCTGAACAACGACAACTGGCTGGTCGCCATAATCATTTTATGTGCAGCTCTTGCAGCTTATCCGCTAACTCAGATTAGCCTTGTATGGGGTTTACTTTTATTAGTCCTATTATTGGCTGTCGGACTCGCTTCAGTTTATCTTATCAAGCAAAGCAAATCCGCTGACAATAAAAGCGTCCCTGTCAAGAAATATGTGGCCGTTCTTCTCATTGTTCTTGCGCTTGTATCCCCTACAGTTTGCGGTGCTTACATTACTGCAAATCAGGTTGTTCCGGGTACAAGTGACCCTATGTGGAACGCAATGACCTGGATTAACGAAAACAGTGAAAACAATACCGTAATCACATCTTGGTGGGACTTCGGTTACCTCTTTGAGATTGCTGCTGACAGACAAGTAACATTCGACGGAGGTTCTCAGTCAGGAGACCGCGCATTCTGGCTGGGTCAGGCGATGACGACCAGCGATCTGGAACTGTCTGCGGGCATTTTCAGAATGCTGGATTCAACGGGTACAAGAGCCCAGGAGGCATTGTATAACTACACCCAGGATTATGGTAAATCAACCGACATATTAATCGACATTTTACCTATGAGTGAAAGTAACGCTACAAACACTCTGGTCAACAAGTATCATCTGAACGCTGAACAGGCAGCTCACGTTGTAAATTACACTCACCCTGACAATCCACGTCCTGTAATATTCGTTGCAAGTTCAGATATGCTTCAAAAAGCAGGCTGGTGGAGTTACTTCGGTGCATGGAACTTTACAGACCAGAGTTCTGAAAACTACAACTACTACGTTCCTAGATCTCAACTGGAAGTTGCACCTGGTGAAACCGGCAGATTGAATGTCCTCAACCAATCAGGATTGATTGTAAATACGGTTGTCCAAAGAGGAACAGGTAACAATTCAACTACCGGATACACTGAAGCGTTATCAGCATACAACAACAGTGAAATTATCCTTAATGGTTCAGCATACAACCCATTGAACATTTCCAACATTATGGTAATTGAGAATGGATATCTGGTTAAAAACGAATCAGTCGGCGACGTAAAGGACGCTAACTACACCCTCTTCCTGATGGGTGAGAACAACACTTACACTCCAATTCTGATTCACAACAAGCTAGCCAATTCCATGTTCACTCAACTGTACCTCCTTGGTGGTGCAAACCAGAACGTATATGAAATGGTTCATATGGAAAACGGTGTATCATTGTGGAAAATACACTTTGAAAATACTGTTGCCGGTGGAGGCACTGGTTCTAACAGTACAAACCAGACAAGCAAATAG
- the serB gene encoding phosphoserine phosphatase SerB — translation MIKLVVFDLDNVIIDGEAIDEIGKLANVEDEIAEITEKAMQGEIDFETSIKDRVQLLEGTSIEEIEKVADELPLMPGACDTITCLKNKDVDVAIISGSFDVVAEKVKDKLGVDTVYTNSFTVEDGKLTGEVTGPLVSCSKLDVLNDHVEKAGISLEEVVAVGDGANDISMIESAGCGIAFNAKDSVKEIADIVVEEKDLTKVLDEILNQLTTEDTENDAVENEEAEEVEEAPEEAAAEEEAVEEVEATEDADEEAPEEEVEAEATEEEVEETPEEAAEEEAEEAETEATEEVKEVEAEEPQEDEAEAKKSKKDLPKSEFVLADTMEGVRKQKDEKEAEIAQIAEEREEYNRIAKEQRKIRDELNASLKENLNKAIEYRNERNEINKSVEEAKKARNDANNKIKSLEWSSGKRDKVKIENEIKKIDKIIETRVLDIKKENQLVKNANDLRKQLMDIQEDESVKEEAQELRKLSEEEHEKVITLSEQAQAAHEEMLTYFRKTDDIRTAADDAHKKFIEARNNASAKHEEFKAVLSDIHVINKKLGSGKPRKRRSDKKSSSGANKNREEKERAEEIFEKFKQGGKLSTEELLLLQKYNIN, via the coding sequence TTGATTAAACTTGTAGTATTTGACTTAGATAACGTTATTATTGATGGTGAAGCAATAGATGAGATAGGAAAATTAGCAAATGTTGAAGATGAGATAGCTGAAATTACTGAAAAAGCTATGCAAGGTGAAATAGACTTTGAAACTTCTATTAAAGACAGAGTCCAACTTCTAGAAGGAACCTCTATCGAAGAAATCGAAAAAGTCGCTGACGAACTTCCATTAATGCCTGGAGCTTGTGACACTATCACATGTTTGAAGAATAAAGATGTTGATGTAGCTATCATTAGCGGTAGTTTTGATGTAGTGGCTGAGAAGGTTAAAGATAAGCTTGGTGTAGACACAGTATATACCAATAGTTTCACAGTCGAAGATGGTAAATTAACTGGTGAAGTGACTGGTCCTTTAGTATCCTGTTCCAAACTTGATGTCTTAAATGACCACGTCGAAAAGGCAGGTATTTCTTTAGAAGAAGTAGTTGCTGTTGGAGATGGCGCAAACGACATTTCCATGATTGAATCAGCTGGCTGCGGTATTGCATTCAATGCAAAAGATTCCGTAAAGGAAATAGCTGATATTGTAGTAGAAGAAAAAGACTTAACAAAAGTCTTAGACGAAATTCTTAATCAATTAACCACTGAAGATACTGAAAACGACGCTGTTGAAAACGAAGAAGCTGAAGAAGTAGAAGAAGCTCCTGAAGAAGCTGCTGCTGAAGAAGAAGCAGTAGAAGAAGTTGAAGCTACCGAAGATGCTGACGAAGAAGCTCCTGAAGAAGAAGTTGAAGCTGAAGCTACCGAAGAAGAAGTAGAAGAAACTCCTGAAGAAGCTGCTGAAGAAGAAGCAGAAGAAGCAGAAACCGAAGCTACCGAAGAAGTTAAAGAAGTAGAAGCTGAAGAACCTCAAGAAGATGAAGCTGAAGCTAAAAAGTCTAAAAAAGATCTTCCAAAATCTGAATTTGTTCTCGCTGACACTATGGAAGGCGTAAGAAAACAAAAAGATGAAAAAGAAGCTGAAATCGCTCAAATTGCTGAAGAAAGAGAAGAGTATAACAGAATAGCTAAAGAACAACGTAAAATCCGTGATGAATTAAACGCATCACTGAAAGAAAACTTAAACAAAGCTATTGAATACAGGAACGAACGTAACGAGATCAACAAATCCGTTGAAGAAGCTAAAAAAGCTCGTAACGATGCAAATAACAAGATTAAAAGCTTAGAATGGTCTTCTGGTAAACGTGATAAAGTTAAAATCGAAAATGAAATCAAAAAGATTGATAAAATTATCGAAACTCGCGTTTTAGATATCAAGAAAGAAAACCAGCTTGTTAAAAACGCAAACGATCTCAGAAAACAACTGATGGACATCCAGGAAGATGAATCAGTTAAAGAAGAAGCTCAGGAATTAAGGAAATTATCCGAAGAAGAGCACGAAAAAGTTATCACCCTTTCCGAACAGGCACAGGCTGCCCACGAGGAAATGCTGACTTACTTCAGAAAAACTGATGACATCAGAACCGCTGCTGACGACGCTCACAAGAAATTCATCGAAGCACGTAACAACGCTTCAGCAAAACATGAAGAGTTCAAAGCAGTATTAAGCGATATTCACGTAATTAACAAAAAATTAGGTTCCGGTAAACCTAGAAAAAGAAGATCCGATAAAAAATCTTCATCCGGTGCTAATAAAAACCGTGAAGAAAAAGAAAGAGCTGAAGAAATCTTTGAAAAATTCAAACAAGGTGGAAAACTATCTACTGAAGAGCTCTTGCTTTTACAAAAATACAATATAAATTAA
- a CDS encoding adenylate kinase family protein, translated as MIIFISGTPCSGKTTISEALSSTLNYDLIKINDLAIENDLVLGIDDEKGYKIIDIDALDDLLLEVISDDLIVEGHLSHLCHGADKMIILRCRPEILEKRLALREYSEAKIRENLEAEALGVCSAESLDIYEDKVYELDVSDLSVGEAVSAITDVINGDKELSFGEIDFMDWLITNH; from the coding sequence ATGATTATTTTTATAAGCGGCACTCCATGCAGCGGAAAGACCACTATCAGCGAAGCATTATCTTCCACATTAAATTATGATTTGATTAAAATCAATGATTTGGCCATTGAAAACGATCTTGTTTTGGGAATAGATGATGAAAAAGGCTATAAGATAATTGATATTGATGCTTTAGACGATTTGCTTTTAGAAGTTATTTCCGATGATTTAATCGTTGAAGGCCATTTAAGCCATCTCTGCCATGGTGCGGATAAGATGATTATTTTAAGGTGCAGGCCCGAAATTCTTGAAAAAAGGCTGGCTTTAAGGGAGTATTCCGAAGCTAAAATACGTGAAAACCTGGAAGCCGAAGCTCTGGGAGTCTGTTCTGCTGAAAGCCTTGATATTTATGAAGATAAAGTTTATGAATTGGATGTCAGCGATTTAAGCGTTGGCGAAGCAGTTTCAGCAATCACTGATGTCATCAATGGCGATAAGGAATTGTCATTTGGTGAAATAGACTTTATGGACTGGTTAATTACAAATCACTGA
- a CDS encoding TATA-box-binding protein, translating into MTDVDIKIENIVASASIGKDIDLIEVSEALEGVNFNREQFPGLVFKLKDPKTAALIFSSGKLVCTGAKSIDDSKLAIKKTVDLMREVDTEIPHEFEIKIQNIVASANLQSTLNLEAVALELEDTEYEPEQFPGLVYRLSDPKVVLLLFGSGKVVCTGAKTKSDAKLGVERAYDRLSELDLI; encoded by the coding sequence TTGACCGATGTTGACATTAAAATAGAAAACATTGTAGCTTCTGCGAGCATTGGAAAAGATATAGACCTTATTGAAGTTTCCGAGGCTTTGGAAGGTGTTAATTTTAATCGTGAACAGTTTCCAGGATTAGTTTTTAAACTCAAGGATCCCAAAACGGCGGCCTTGATTTTCAGCTCAGGTAAACTTGTTTGTACGGGCGCAAAATCCATAGACGATTCAAAATTGGCAATCAAAAAAACTGTCGACTTGATGAGGGAAGTCGATACAGAAATTCCTCATGAATTCGAAATTAAAATTCAAAACATTGTGGCATCTGCAAACTTGCAATCCACATTAAACTTAGAAGCAGTAGCTTTAGAACTTGAAGACACTGAATACGAACCGGAACAATTCCCTGGTTTAGTATACAGATTATCTGACCCTAAAGTTGTGCTGTTATTGTTTGGATCCGGTAAAGTTGTTTGTACTGGAGCAAAAACAAAAAGCGACGCTAAATTAGGTGTCGAAAGAGCTTACGACAGATTAAGTGAGCTAGATTTAATATAA
- a CDS encoding 50S ribosomal protein L39e, with protein MSRNKPLARKLRMAKANKQNRRIPIWAYAKTNRKLRYRPKPRHWRRNSLKL; from the coding sequence ATGAGTAGAAATAAACCATTAGCAAGAAAATTAAGAATGGCTAAAGCAAACAAACAAAACAGGAGAATTCCAATCTGGGCTTATGCTAAGACTAACCGTAAACTTAGATACAGACCTAAACCTAGACATTGGAGAAGAAACAGCCTTAAATTATAA
- a CDS encoding OBG GTPase family GTP-binding protein, whose translation MGIEDKIKDIEEEIQRTPYNKATSHHIGKLKAKLSRLKEESLQRSSSGHKGQGFHMKKTGDATVVLVGFPSVGKSTLLNEITNAESKVGAYQFTTLDIVPGVMEYKNAKIQVFDIPGIITGASSGKGRGKEILSVARTADLILIVLDTFNPQHLNVILTELRNIGIRPNEHPPDVTVNRKRIGGVKVSSTCPLTHLDEKTIRSIINEYGMHNADVLFRDDVTIDQFIDVLDGNKSYVPMLILLNKVDLVDDDYIEELKKYIPEFIPISADKKTNIDELKDLIFDNLDLIRVYLKPQGRKADMEDPLVIKKGSTVIDVCGKLHREFVKNFRHAKIWGTSVKFPGQKVGPDHVLDDEDVLRIILKK comes from the coding sequence ATGGGCATTGAAGATAAGATTAAAGATATTGAAGAAGAAATTCAAAGAACTCCTTATAATAAGGCTACTTCACACCATATCGGTAAACTGAAAGCCAAGCTTTCAAGATTAAAGGAAGAGTCCTTGCAGAGAAGCAGTTCCGGTCATAAGGGACAGGGTTTCCATATGAAAAAGACCGGGGACGCTACAGTTGTTCTTGTAGGATTTCCTTCTGTCGGTAAATCTACTTTATTAAATGAAATCACCAATGCCGAAAGTAAGGTCGGAGCTTATCAGTTCACCACATTGGATATCGTTCCCGGCGTCATGGAATATAAAAACGCTAAAATACAGGTATTCGATATTCCGGGAATCATTACCGGAGCAAGCAGTGGTAAGGGAAGAGGAAAAGAGATTCTCTCAGTTGCAAGAACTGCAGATTTGATTTTAATTGTATTGGACACTTTCAATCCACAGCATTTAAACGTTATTTTAACTGAATTAAGAAATATCGGTATCAGGCCTAATGAACACCCTCCTGACGTTACAGTCAACCGTAAAAGAATAGGCGGTGTCAAGGTTTCATCAACGTGTCCTTTAACACATCTGGATGAAAAGACAATCAGGTCAATCATCAACGAGTACGGAATGCACAATGCAGACGTTTTATTTAGGGACGACGTTACAATCGATCAGTTCATTGACGTGCTTGATGGAAACAAATCCTACGTTCCAATGTTAATATTATTGAATAAAGTGGACCTTGTTGACGATGATTACATTGAAGAGCTTAAAAAGTACATTCCGGAATTCATTCCTATTTCAGCCGATAAGAAAACAAATATCGATGAACTGAAAGATTTAATCTTTGATAATCTTGATTTAATAAGGGTTTATCTCAAGCCGCAGGGAAGAAAGGCGGACATGGAAGATCCTCTGGTTATCAAAAAGGGCTCTACGGTAATTGATGTCTGCGGAAAGCTTCACAGAGAATTTGTTAAGAACTTCCGTCACGCAAAGATTTGGGGAACATCAGTCAAATTCCCTGGTCAAAAGGTCGGACCTGACCACGTTCTTGATGACGAGGACGTTTTAAGGATTATTTTAAAGAAATAG
- a CDS encoding ribonuclease P protein component 4 — MSRGKRPKWMIDIAVERMNILFERAEMEFITHPERSHRYVELARKLSTKYNTKIPEKWSRRYCRKCGKFLYYGHNSSVRLVDEKVSIFCGECGHVMRIPYNKEKKNKRRAKYESIKKRNDE; from the coding sequence TTGAGTAGAGGAAAAAGACCAAAGTGGATGATTGATATAGCTGTTGAAAGAATGAACATTCTTTTTGAGCGTGCAGAGATGGAATTCATCACCCATCCAGAACGATCACACAGGTATGTTGAACTGGCTAGAAAATTATCTACCAAATACAATACCAAGATTCCTGAAAAATGGTCTCGAAGATATTGTAGGAAATGCGGTAAGTTCCTTTACTATGGTCATAATTCATCCGTCCGGCTCGTTGACGAGAAAGTCAGCATTTTTTGTGGAGAATGTGGCCATGTCATGAGAATTCCTTACAATAAGGAAAAGAAAAATAAGAGGAGAGCTAAATATGAGTCAATCAAAAAAAGAAATGATGAATAG
- the topA gene encoding DNA topoisomerase I, whose product MQEVIICEKPSSAEKIAKALSPKAKKNLYNKKIKYWTLNRDSKDITVLSGVGHLYSLIPDTSKSSISFNLHWAPAYEVNKKTSGYTRDYVRAIQKFGKGADSYVHACDYDVEGTLIGYNALKYGCGEDSLSKASRMKFSTLTKKDIVEAYENKIKIDMHQVDNGIARHIIDYYFGMNISIALSNAVRKSKKRFLKLSVGRVQTPTLSILVDREKEIEEFVPEPYWVIRAILDFEDIEIKHVEGSIFDRERAEEIFNKCKGKDATVDSIEIGHSKTRPPVPFNLGGLQSEAYNVFGFTPKRTQVIAQNLYSSGYTSYPRTSSQKLPESLGFSSIFKQLAKNEEYRKHISQLPAKLKPNNGRKDDEAHPAIHPTGILPSGLSKDEQKIYDLIVYRFIAVFFEAAKFETMATSLDIEGEEFRFRRRRVTHKGWMEHYPFRKIDDETFPDIKEGDKMSVKELISDEKETKPPARYNQASLIKELEKRELGTKATRADIIDKLYDRKYIDGNKISVNQLGKNLIDTLSTYCNNLTSEELTRDLEEKLEGINKEVTTRKSVIDEGENDVKEILVDIAKNTDEIGSKLYDAYQESNIVGTCKCGGNLIKRYSPRNKSYFVGCSNYPDCSNTYSIPKGARFLKKKCEKCGLPMISFGSKPPKHACLDSNCGKEHLEPEQIEVLGKCPDCGKDLIKRHGRYGDFVGCKGFPKCRFTCALDELKYKLKK is encoded by the coding sequence ATGCAAGAAGTAATTATTTGTGAAAAGCCTAGTTCTGCTGAAAAAATTGCAAAAGCTTTATCTCCAAAGGCTAAAAAAAATTTATACAACAAAAAGATTAAATACTGGACATTGAACAGGGATTCAAAGGACATAACAGTTTTATCCGGCGTTGGTCATTTATACTCATTAATACCTGATACCTCAAAAAGCAGCATTTCATTCAATCTGCATTGGGCTCCCGCTTATGAAGTCAACAAGAAAACAAGCGGATACACCCGTGATTATGTAAGGGCCATTCAGAAGTTCGGAAAAGGTGCGGATTCTTATGTTCACGCATGCGATTACGACGTTGAAGGAACGTTAATAGGATACAACGCCCTTAAATACGGCTGCGGCGAGGATTCTCTATCCAAGGCTTCCCGTATGAAGTTCTCCACATTGACCAAAAAGGACATCGTTGAAGCTTATGAAAACAAAATCAAGATAGACATGCATCAGGTGGACAACGGTATTGCCCGCCACATCATTGATTATTATTTCGGAATGAACATTTCAATTGCGCTTTCAAATGCAGTTCGTAAATCCAAAAAGAGATTCTTGAAACTGTCTGTAGGTCGTGTTCAGACCCCTACGCTATCAATTCTGGTTGACCGTGAAAAGGAAATCGAAGAATTCGTTCCGGAACCTTACTGGGTCATCAGGGCAATTCTTGACTTTGAAGACATTGAAATCAAGCACGTTGAAGGAAGCATCTTTGACCGTGAAAGGGCAGAGGAAATCTTCAACAAGTGCAAGGGAAAGGACGCAACCGTAGATTCAATAGAAATCGGCCATTCAAAAACCAGGCCTCCAGTACCGTTCAATCTGGGAGGATTGCAGTCCGAGGCCTATAACGTATTTGGTTTTACTCCAAAAAGGACTCAGGTCATTGCCCAGAACCTTTACAGTTCAGGTTATACTTCTTATCCACGTACATCTTCTCAAAAATTACCTGAAAGTTTAGGCTTTTCATCCATATTCAAGCAGCTGGCCAAAAACGAGGAATACAGAAAGCACATTTCCCAGCTTCCGGCCAAGCTAAAACCTAATAACGGTAGAAAGGATGATGAGGCTCACCCTGCCATTCACCCTACCGGAATATTACCGTCCGGTTTATCCAAAGACGAACAGAAGATTTATGACTTGATTGTTTACAGATTCATTGCCGTTTTCTTTGAAGCGGCCAAATTCGAAACAATGGCTACTTCTTTGGACATTGAAGGCGAAGAGTTCCGCTTCAGGCGCAGAAGGGTTACCCACAAGGGCTGGATGGAGCATTATCCGTTCAGGAAAATCGATGATGAAACCTTCCCTGACATTAAGGAAGGCGACAAAATGAGCGTTAAGGAGCTCATTTCTGATGAAAAGGAAACCAAGCCTCCTGCCCGTTACAATCAGGCTTCATTAATTAAGGAGCTTGAAAAAAGGGAATTGGGAACCAAGGCTACACGTGCCGATATCATCGATAAACTGTATGATAGAAAATATATAGACGGAAACAAGATTTCTGTCAATCAGCTTGGAAAGAACCTGATCGATACCCTGAGCACTTACTGTAACAACCTGACCAGTGAAGAGCTGACCAGGGATCTTGAAGAAAAGCTTGAGGGCATTAATAAAGAGGTTACTACCCGTAAAAGTGTAATTGATGAAGGTGAAAATGACGTCAAGGAGATTTTAGTCGATATTGCTAAAAACACTGATGAGATAGGCTCCAAGCTTTATGATGCATATCAGGAAAGCAACATTGTCGGAACATGCAAATGCGGAGGAAACCTGATTAAAAGGTATTCTCCTAGAAACAAAAGCTATTTCGTCGGATGTTCTAATTATCCTGACTGCAGCAATACCTATTCAATCCCTAAAGGCGCACGTTTCCTTAAGAAAAAATGTGAAAAGTGCGGTCTTCCTATGATTTCATTTGGAAGCAAGCCTCCTAAGCACGCATGTCTCGATTCCAACTGCGGAAAGGAACATCTTGAACCTGAACAAATCGAGGTTTTAGGCAAGTGTCCTGACTGTGGAAAGGACTTAATTAAGCGTCATGGACGCTACGGTGACTTTGTAGGATGCAAGGGCTTTCCGAAATGCCGCTTCACATGCGCACTTGACGAGCTGAAATATAAACTTAAAAAGTGA
- a CDS encoding DNA-binding protein: MSDLDEIRQKRMAELQAQQAAAQQQMQQQQAAQLQQQEAQAKFEAQKKQILGQILTSEARNRLANLKLTKPELVNQIELQLIQSAQAGSLRGKVTDEQLKVLLRQIAGQKREIKITRK; this comes from the coding sequence ATGAGCGATCTTGATGAAATCCGTCAAAAAAGAATGGCTGAACTGCAGGCTCAACAGGCTGCTGCGCAACAGCAGATGCAACAGCAGCAGGCAGCGCAACTGCAACAGCAAGAGGCACAGGCAAAATTCGAAGCTCAGAAAAAACAGATTTTAGGTCAAATACTGACTTCTGAAGCAAGAAACAGGCTGGCCAATCTCAAACTGACCAAACCCGAACTTGTCAATCAGATTGAACTTCAGTTGATTCAGTCTGCACAGGCAGGAAGCTTAAGGGGAAAAGTCACTGACGAGCAATTGAAAGTCCTTTTAAGGCAGATTGCCGGTCAGAAAAGGGAGATTAAAATTACAAGGAAATAG